The following proteins are co-located in the Candidatus Desulfatibia profunda genome:
- a CDS encoding helix-turn-helix transcriptional regulator, whose protein sequence is MKTDLGFIGKNIRNLRRQRNWTMAELAAKIG, encoded by the coding sequence ATGAAAACCGACCTGGGGTTCATCGGAAAAAACATCCGGAATCTTAGAAGGCAGCGCAATTGGACCATGGCCGAACTGGCTGCCAAAATCGGGA